GCGTTCACCGCGAGTTGACCGATGAGGACATCCGAAAGATCGCCGACACCTATCACGCCTGGCGCAGGGACAAGAACTCGAAGCAGAAGTACGCCGACGTTCCCGGATTCTGCAAGAGCGCGACGCTGGAGGAGATCCGCAAGCACGGTCACGTCCTGACCCCGGGTCGGTACGTCGGAGCGGCGCAGGTCGAGGACGACGGCGAGCCGTTCGAGGAGAAGATGAAGCGGCTCACGGCCACATTGCGCCAGCAGCAGGCTGAGGCCGCGAAGCTGGACGCCGCCATCGCCGCCAACCTGAGGGAGTTGGGGTATGGCCCGTAGGGCTTCAATCGTGCCGGTGGAACGGATTGAAGGCCGGATTTTCCGGCTTCGGGGCCACAAGGTGATGCTCAGCGTGCACTTGGCTGAACTCTATGGGGTCGAACCGCGGGCCCTGGTCCAGGCGGTCAAGCGCAATCTGGAGCGTTTCCCTTCGGATTTCATGTTCCAGCTCAACGCCTCCGAGTTCGCGAACTTGAAATCACAAATTGTGATTTCAAGTTGGGGCGGTCTCCGCCGCGCCCGGCCCTACGCCTTCACGGAGCAGGGGGTGGCGATGCTCTCGAGCGTCTTGAGGAGCCCTCGGGCGATCCGCGTCAACATCGAGATCATGCGGGCCTTCGTTCGATTGCGGCGAATCCTGGCGTCGCACCGCGAGTTGGCACGGCGGCTGGATGAACTCGAAAGGCGCTACGACGCGCAGTTCAAGGGCGTATTCGATGCGATCCGCGAGCTGATGGAGCCCCCGGAGGAGCCGCGCCCGCGGATCGGATTCCATACGGGGCGGGAGAGATGAATCCGAGGGCAGGCAGGAAGAACTGCGCGACCGGACGCTTTCGGACGCAGCAGGCCGAGGCCGCGAAGCTGGACGCCGCCATCGCCGCCAACCTGAAGGAGCTGGGGTATGGCGGGTGAGTGGAAGCCGATCGTGCTCGGCAAGGTTTGCACCAAGATCGGAAGCGGTGCGACGCCGCGAGGCGGCGCCGACGTTTACCTCGAAGCCGGGCCCTACACACTGATTCGAAGCCAGAACGTCTACAACGATGGGTTCCATCGCGACGGCCTCGCCTACATCGGCGAGGATCATGCCGCCGAACTGGTGAACGTCGAAGTACTCGAAGACGACGTTCTGTTGAACATCACGGGTGACTCTGTAGCTCGCGCCTGCCAAGTGCCCCGGAGTGTCCTTCCAGCGCGGGTCAACCAGCATGTCGCGATCATTCGTCCTGACCCGAGCAAGCTTCATCCCCGTTTCTTGCGGTACTTTCTGGTGTCCGCCGAGATGCAGTCGAAATTGCTTTCGTGGGCAGGCTCAGGCGGCACTCGCAACGCTCTTACCAAGGGCATGATCGAGTCTTTCGAGGTGCTGGCGCCGGAAGACATCAGGGAACAGCGTGCCATCGCCTACATGCTCGGTACCCTAGACGACAAGATCGAATGCCTTCGGCGGATGAGCGAGACGCTGGAGGCGATGGCACGTGCGCTCTTCAAATCGTGGTTCGTGGACTTCGACCCCGTCCGCGCCAAGGCTGAGGGCCGCTGGAAGCGCGGCAAGTCCCTCCCAGGCCTGCCCGCGCACCTCTACGACATCTTCCCCGACCGGATGGTGGATTCGGAACTCGGCGAGATTCCGGCAGGTTGGCGGGACGGGACGCTTGGCGAAGTGGCAGTGCACCAGCGCCGCGGGGTCGTGCCAGACGAGATCGAGCCGTCCACTCCATACATCGCTCTCGAACACATGCCGGGCCGCAGGATCACCCTGTCAGAATGGGGAACAGCCGATGGCGTCGTGAGCAACAAATTCGTGTTCAGGCGCGGCGAAGTCTTATTCGGGAAGCTGCGCCCCTACTTTCATAAGGTTGGCGTCGCGCCGGTGGATGGAGTTTGCTCGACCGACATCGTCGTGATCGCCCCGCGGGATGAAGCCTGCTTCGGCTTTGTGTTGGGGAACGTCTCGAGCGACGCGTTCGTTGAGTACACGAATGCGGGGTCAACGGGCACGAAGATGCCTCGTACGAGCTGGAACGAGATGGCGCGGTACCCGCTTGTGATTCCGTCAGAGCAAGTCGCAGGTGCCTTTACGGTAATGATTCGCCCTGCCGTAGAGCGGATCATTACATCCATCCACGAATCCAGAACACTTGCCGCCCTACGCGACGCGCTGCTGCCCAGACTCATCTCCGGTGAGCTGCGGGTGAGGGACGCCGAGAAGTTCGTGGAGGCGGCCGTATGAGCGCGGTGCTGACCGAATCCGAAGTCGAAAGCGCCGCCCTCTCGTGGCTGGAGGGACTGGGCTACGCGATTCTCCACGGTCCCGAAATCGCCCCCGGCGAGCCGGCGGCCGAGCGAGAGTCGTACCGGGAGGTGATCCTGGCCGGGCGGTTGCGGGACGCGATCGTGCGGCTGAATCCGACCATGCCGGCGCAAGCCATCGAGGATGCCTTCCGCAAGGTGTCTCGCATCGACTCGCCCTCGCTGATCCAAGGGAATCGCGCTCTCCATCGTATGCTGGTGGACGGCGTGGACGTCGAGTACCAAGCCGACGGACGGGTCGTCCACGACAAGGCGCGGCTGATCGACTTCGAGAACCCCGACAACAACGACTGGGTGGCGGTGAACCAGTTCACCGTGCAGGAAGGCCAGCACACGCGCCGCCCGGACATTGTCCTGTTCCTGAACGGCCTTCCACTCGGCGTGATCGAGCTCAAGAACCCGGCCGACGAGAATGCAACGATCTGGACGGCGTTCAACCAGCTCCAGACCTACAAGCAGCAGATCCCTTCGCTTTTCGCGTTCAATGAGCTGCTGGTCATCTCCGACGGACTGGAAGCGCGGATCGGATCACTTACCGCGAACCGGGAGTGGTTCCTGCCTTGGCGGACGATTGAAGGCGAGGAGTTGGCCCCTACTTCCATGCCGCAGCTTGAGGTGCTCATCAAGGGTGTCCTCGACCGGTGGCGGTTCCTCCACTTCGCCCGCCACTTCGTCGTCTTCGAAGAGGAAGCGGGCGGCGTGCTGACCAAGAAGCTCGCGGGCTATCACCAGTTCCACGCCGTGTTGGTGGCGGTCGAGGCCACGGTTGACGCCTCGCGCTCCGGGGGCAGCAGACGCTGTGGCGTCGTGTGGCACACCCAGGGCTCGGGCAAGAGCCTGACGATGGCTTTCTACGCGGGACGGATCATCCTCCACCCCGCGATGGAGAACCCGACGCTTGTCGTCCTAACGGATCGCAACGACCTTGATGACCAGCTCTTCGGGACCTTCGCCCGCTGCCATGAGCTTCTTCGCCAGAAGCCGGTCCAGGCGCGGGACCGCGCCCACCTACGCGAGCTCCTCCAGGTGGCGGCTGGCGGAGTCGTCTTCACGACCATCCAGAAGTTCTTGCCAGAGCAGAAGGGCGACACCTTCCCCAAGCTCTCGGACCGGCTGAACGTGGTGGTCATCGCCGACGAGGCGCACCGGAGCCAGTACGATTTCATCGACGGCTTTGCGCGCCACATGCGCGACGCCCTGCCGAACGCCTCCTTCATCGGATTCACGGGAACGCCCATCGAGCTGACGGACAAGAACACGCGGGCCGTGTTCGGCGACTATATCAGCATCTACGACATCCAGAGGGCGGTGCAGGACGGCGCGACCGTTCCCATCTACTACGAGAGCCGGCTCGCCAAGTTGGAGCTGAAGGAGGCGGAGAAACCGCGACTGGACGAGGAGTTCGAGGAGATCACCGAGGGCGAGGAGGAAGCGCACAAGGAGAAGCTCAAGACGAAGTGGGCGGCCCTTGAAGCCGTCGTTGGAACGGAGAAGCGCATCCGGCTGATCGCCCAGGACATCGTCAATCACTTCGAGCACCGCCTCGAGGCCATGGACGGCAAGGCCATGATCGTATGCATGAGCCGCCGGATCTGCGTGGAGCTTTACAACGCCATCGTCGCGCTCCGGCCCCAGTGGCACGATGGCGACGACGCGGCGGGAGTCATCAAGGTCGTGATGACGGGCTCGGCCTCGGACCGCCTGGAATGGCAGCCTCACATCCGAAACAAGCCCAGGAGGGAGGCGCTGGCCAAGCGCTTCAAGGACCACGCCGATCCGATGAAGCTCGTGATCGTGCGCGACATGTGGCTCACGGGTTTCGACGCGCCCTGCCTCCACACGATGTACGTGGACAAGCCCATGCGGGGCCATGGCCTGATGCAGGCCATTGCCAGGGTGAACCGTGTCTTCCGGGACAAGCCGGGCGGCCTCGTGGTGGACTATCTCGGGCTTGCCGACCACCTCCGCAAGGCGCTGGCGAACTACACCGAGAGCGGGGGCAAGGGCGAGACGGCGGTCAATCAGGAAGAGGCGGTCGCCGTCATGTTGGAGAAGTACGAAGTCTGCTGCGGCCTCCTCCATGGCTTCGACTGGTCGGTCTGGGCGAAGGGTTCGCCGGCCCAACGCTTGGGGCTTCTTCCCCCCGCCCAGGAACACATCCTGGCGCAGGAAGACGGCAAGGCCCGTCTGCTCAAGGCTGTCACGGAACTTTCGCAAGCCTTCGCCCTATCGGTCCCGCATGAGAAGGCTTTGGAGATCCGCGACGACGTGGCTTTCTTCCAGGCGGTCCGCGCCGCGCTCGCCAAGTCCGGTGCGCCCAGTCCGAAACCGGAGGAGGACCTCGATCACGCGATCCGGCAGCTCGTTTCCCAAGCCGTGGCGTCCGACCGGGTCATCGACGTGTTCGCCGCGGCCGGTCTCCAGAAACCGGACATCTCCATCCTCTCCGAGGAGTTCCTGGCCGAGGTGCGCGGCCTGCCTCAACGGAATCTCGCCGTCGAGCTCCTGCGCAAGCTGCTGAACGAGGAGATCAGGACGCGTTCCCGGAAGAACTTGGTGCAGTCACGATCC
The sequence above is a segment of the Nitrospirota bacterium genome. Coding sequences within it:
- a CDS encoding ORF6N domain-containing protein; translated protein: MARRASIVPVERIEGRIFRLRGHKVMLSVHLAELYGVEPRALVQAVKRNLERFPSDFMFQLNASEFANLKSQIVISSWGGLRRARPYAFTEQGVAMLSSVLRSPRAIRVNIEIMRAFVRLRRILASHRELARRLDELERRYDAQFKGVFDAIRELMEPPEEPRPRIGFHTGRER
- a CDS encoding restriction endonuclease subunit S codes for the protein MAGEWKPIVLGKVCTKIGSGATPRGGADVYLEAGPYTLIRSQNVYNDGFHRDGLAYIGEDHAAELVNVEVLEDDVLLNITGDSVARACQVPRSVLPARVNQHVAIIRPDPSKLHPRFLRYFLVSAEMQSKLLSWAGSGGTRNALTKGMIESFEVLAPEDIREQRAIAYMLGTLDDKIECLRRMSETLEAMARALFKSWFVDFDPVRAKAEGRWKRGKSLPGLPAHLYDIFPDRMVDSELGEIPAGWRDGTLGEVAVHQRRGVVPDEIEPSTPYIALEHMPGRRITLSEWGTADGVVSNKFVFRRGEVLFGKLRPYFHKVGVAPVDGVCSTDIVVIAPRDEACFGFVLGNVSSDAFVEYTNAGSTGTKMPRTSWNEMARYPLVIPSEQVAGAFTVMIRPAVERIITSIHESRTLAALRDALLPRLISGELRVRDAEKFVEAAV
- a CDS encoding type I restriction endonuclease subunit R, with product MSAVLTESEVESAALSWLEGLGYAILHGPEIAPGEPAAERESYREVILAGRLRDAIVRLNPTMPAQAIEDAFRKVSRIDSPSLIQGNRALHRMLVDGVDVEYQADGRVVHDKARLIDFENPDNNDWVAVNQFTVQEGQHTRRPDIVLFLNGLPLGVIELKNPADENATIWTAFNQLQTYKQQIPSLFAFNELLVISDGLEARIGSLTANREWFLPWRTIEGEELAPTSMPQLEVLIKGVLDRWRFLHFARHFVVFEEEAGGVLTKKLAGYHQFHAVLVAVEATVDASRSGGSRRCGVVWHTQGSGKSLTMAFYAGRIILHPAMENPTLVVLTDRNDLDDQLFGTFARCHELLRQKPVQARDRAHLRELLQVAAGGVVFTTIQKFLPEQKGDTFPKLSDRLNVVVIADEAHRSQYDFIDGFARHMRDALPNASFIGFTGTPIELTDKNTRAVFGDYISIYDIQRAVQDGATVPIYYESRLAKLELKEAEKPRLDEEFEEITEGEEEAHKEKLKTKWAALEAVVGTEKRIRLIAQDIVNHFEHRLEAMDGKAMIVCMSRRICVELYNAIVALRPQWHDGDDAAGVIKVVMTGSASDRLEWQPHIRNKPRREALAKRFKDHADPMKLVIVRDMWLTGFDAPCLHTMYVDKPMRGHGLMQAIARVNRVFRDKPGGLVVDYLGLADHLRKALANYTESGGKGETAVNQEEAVAVMLEKYEVCCGLLHGFDWSVWAKGSPAQRLGLLPPAQEHILAQEDGKARLLKAVTELSQAFALSVPHEKALEIRDDVAFFQAVRAALAKSGAPSPKPEEDLDHAIRQLVSQAVASDRVIDVFAAAGLQKPDISILSEEFLAEVRGLPQRNLAVELLRKLLNEEIRTRSRKNLVQSRSFAEMLEKSIRAYQNRAIETAQVIEELIALAKEIREADRRGEALGLSEEEIAFYDALETNDSAVKVLGDETLRTIARELVQTVRSNVTIDWTVKESVRAKLRVLVKRILKKYGYPPDKQEKATQTVLQQAEVLCKDWVA